The Papaver somniferum cultivar HN1 chromosome 6, ASM357369v1, whole genome shotgun sequence genome segment AGCTATCAAATTATATTAATGAGATAACTCATTTATTTATGGGATAAAATTATAATCAAATAGCTCAATTATTTTTTGACTGTGGGGTGTGATTTAAAGATCATAAGCCTAAAACATTGGATTAAAAAAGTCTTTGAGTGAATAAAAAGAGGATCAGAACAAAACAATTATACAAATATAGCAATGTAGTTGAAGCCTATATTTGGGGCGAATTAAAATCCCACTAgcaaaaactaaaaaacaaactTTACAAGTTCTTATTGCTGTGGGTACCGCATATTGAAATGTATGTGCACCCTACCGGACTGAAAATCAGTTCAAGGTTCTTTCTTTGACAACAAAGGTCTTCACACCCACCAGATTTTGCAGCAATGAAATTTCTTCTCAGTAtagggaaaaaaaagaagaagtgtaATTTTGTTGTGCCTATCTTAATACTTGCAGGACTAATCAATTGATGTCCCAACTCTCAATCATGTTTTCTGCGACCCAACTTAGGTGGCGTCTATGTGGACGTGAATCTTTACTGAttctttttatttcctttttcttttttttttctttttataaaagaTACAAAATCCCACCGAATATCTGCAATATCCCATTTTTACTAATTAAATCCGATAAAATCCTTTGATAGAGGGGAATACCGTAAAATGGACGGGAATCAGTAATACTCAACTGCTTCACCCTTCCAATAACTGATGATTTTTATCAAGCATTAGATAACAACAATGATAAAAATACCAAACAATCTACTCAAAACAATATTGAGTTCAAAATGTCATTCACCCTTCCAATAATTTATACTACAGATCAGTGAagcaaaaaaatgaaaattgactCTAGAGATAACATAACATGAACATAGTTAGCTATCATcaagaataaagacaaaaacataaaattaattGTTTTAGATTGGAGGTTACTACACAGGGAACCTCATTCACGAAACCAAAATAATCCACTGGTTTGATCTTTTAGTCCAGGGAAACCATTGGGTTCTTGTTGCATTTGCTTGAAGTTAAATAGGACACTTTGTGAGCTCATCATAATGCTCTCTTGTGTCTGGTTTATTGTGAGACTCTCTTGTATTTCTCCTAGGCTGTTGAAATTCCTTCGCCATTTGATCCCATGGACACTGCTAGGCTCTCATTGATGGGAGACTCCTCTACCATTTCTGGAGGAAATGATTGTATGGGATGATAAACCTACATACAACCAAAATCAAGAAAATAAATATCCATTATGAAAATGATCAACACTCTGTCAccaacatatagttttgatcatgcCAAAAATTAAGTGACTAAAACCACCCCAGAGCTTCAGAATCTTTCCAAGTAATGATAGATGATTATACAAAGCTAAACAAGTTTGAAAATTCATATTTCTGACATCACTTTGCAGCCTTTTAGGTGCCAAAAAAATTGTACGTGTGGGCAGGGATTATGGCTATGCTTTCTTCATAGAACATTTTTTGGCTATATTCTTTCATCcttcaatttttgatttttcatttatatGTTATCAAAAACACAATTTTGCCTTACATAATACCAAGTAATTACCTCAACATCCTGAGCAGTGGTTACCTCATCATCTTGAGCATACTGATTTAGTTTGCTTCTTTTTCCAGGCTTCTTTGGAGTATGCTTACACGATTCCACTTTAGTGTTCCTTTCTCTAGATTTCTTTGGAATAGTATTACTCGATTGAGCTCTAGAGTTCCTTTTTCTAGGTTTCTTTGGAGTACCAGCTGTAGTCTTGGACTGATTCGAgttgtttctttttcttgtttttttgacAGGAACATCGACTTGAACATCCTACAAAAACATCCCCATAAGTTAACTTGTACGATAAGTAATTCAAGAAAGTAATTGAATGTTAAGTATTGTGAAAGTAGAATGTACCTGTGCATTTTCCTCGGACtgatctcttttcttttttcttatataTCTTTTTCcccagaatttggtttttaatctcaacttttttgGTCGACCTTTGGTTTGAGCTACATGTGGATCAAGTAATTTGTTGGAGCGCACAGTAGCACTAGACCATTGCTGTTTTTAGGATCATTTAATTTTGTGGACATAGTATCCATCCACTCAATAACATGAGTACAACGTTCTTCGCTCGTGGATGCAAGATCTGCAATTTTCATAAAGGCTGAACACATTTTATCATACCTTTTTCGTTCAGGAGTTGCAGAACAAGCATTAAAATTTACTTTAACCTTTGTATGGCTCCGAGACACATCTTTCCTCCATCtccttaaaatatatttttctggaaattcatcaacatcaTTTCGAATAAGGACAGCCAACGCGTGTCTGCAAAGGATTCCCCTGGATTCACACAAACAACAATTGCATTGTACAACacattcatctttcttatatgaTATAGTAAAAATCATTCTCTTTTTTCCTTCCCCAACTACGATATCTTCTCGTATGCCATAAGTTGAGAGATTATCGTTTTCTTGGGAACTCATGAATATACAGTACATCATTCCTGTCAGTTCATCTTGAAACTCTTTGAATTTTGATGTGGTATATAGATTTCGAACTTGTACTTCATACTCATAAGTAGTAACAATTGATAGCATTGAATTGTGCGATTTAAAATCATACTGACTTTCTTTTTCCACTTTTTCATTTGTTGCTTGTTCATATTGATAAACAAATTGTTTCAACGTGGTTTTGGAAGTTACATAATCCTTAAAGAAAGCGTTAATGCTTTCACTTCTTTGAGTGGTTGACATCCCCGCCCAGAAATGGGATTTGACGAAACATGGCACCCAAAGATGTCTCTCATCATATAATGTAGTCAACCATTCATTCTCATGCAAGTTATATTCTTCAAGGAACACAGACCAGTCTCGTTCAAATTCTTCAGGATCTTGTGAATCGTAAACAACACCGAGCATATCGAGACTAATAGCCTCATACTTTTTGTAGCTTCTAAATTTTTCAGGTAACTTTTTCATCACATGCCAAAGGCACCAACGGTGCTTGGTATTTGGAAACACAATCTGTATACCGTTTTGCATAGCTTTATCTTGATATGTTATGATTCCTTCTGGAGCTTTTCCATGCATGCATGTAAGCCATGTTTCAAATAACCAAGCAAATGTATCTTTGTCTTCACTCGAAATCAGCCCACACCCAAATAAAATAGATTCACCATGATGGTTTACACCAACAAAAGGAGCAAAAGGCATAGCATACTTGTTTGTCAGATAAGTAGTGTCAAATGTGACAACTTCTACAAATTCTTTGTATGCTTCTCTACTCCTTGGATCTGCCCAAAACATATTCTTTAAGCGACCCTCATCATCCAGGTCCATACCgtagaagaaatcagagttcaaACTTTGCATCTTTGTAAAATATTTTTGAACTGCAAGAGCATCACCTTCCCCGAGTTGTAAATTTCGTGCTTTCTGAATATAATTCAAGGCGCCTTTTTTTAAAAATGAAATATTTTCATGCCCGCCTTCTTCAACCACAAAAGAATTATAACTTTTACTTCCCTTGATTCCTGCCTGGTCATTTACTTCAAGTCTTCTCTTCGCCGAATCACTTATATACCGGTGACAAGAAATAAAACGAGATTGGCTAGGGCTCAAAATTGTATGATTGTGAACAAGATTTATGCTATTAATTCTCCATCGACCATCTATGTCTAAACTTGTTGATAGTTGAGCTTTGCAATCTGTTCTACTACTAGGTTGAGGTTTCAACGCATTTTTTCTTCTACTCACAGTCTTACCCGCCTTAGTACATGTAAATGTAGTCCATCTTAGAACCCCCTCATCATCTTTTCTGTTTGATCTTTTCTTTACCCCAAATCCTAATCGTTTGCTGTAATCCTTGTAAAAGTTGAACAGTTCTTCTCTATCGCCGAATGTCATACCAACAACCGGCGCCCCATGATTAACATCTTCGTCTTCTCTTCCTTCTATCTTATCATCGATAGCTTTAGCTTATTCCAtgtcttccaaaaaaaaatacaaatcagtaacatatcaaaataaaagataaaaaaagaaagattgcAATCAACATAGCCAAgttaaaaataaaacaacaagatctaCATATATTGTTGTATCTACAATTCTACGTAGTATGATCAGCTTATGGTTCCTACTTCCTTGACaaaaaaaatcatacaaaaagAGGACTACTAGTAAAACAATCATCAATCAGATTTGCACTAAGAGATCATCAATTTTGCTgatttgggtatgaaaatactataGATTATAGCCAGATTTTTTAAGTTAGATTCTTACCATCTAAATCTCTTCTTCAGCAAACTTACAATAGAGATTTCTTAGGGTttgtttaaaagaaaaagaagcagTTGAGTATTACTGATTCCCTCCCATTTTACGGTATTCCCCTCTATCAAAGGATTTTATCGGATTTAATTAGTAAAAATGGGATATTGCAGATATTCGGTGGGATTTTATAtcttttataaaaagaaaaaaagaaaaaagaaaataaaaaagaatcagTAAAGATTCACGTCCACATAGGCGCCACCTAAGTTGGGTTGCAGAAAACCCGATTGAGAGTTGGGACATATAGCATTATTGATTAATATTAGTCATTTGCAGTTCAAATAAGCTGAAGTTTTCGGGAATACCCTTGACTTGATTCTTATTTACAAGTGAAACCATTCAGTTCAGTAGGAAAAGGGCAAGTTTATCTTTATGCCTTTGTCGTCCTAGCTGCTGATGACTATGTATCCATCCATATAATTATTACTTGTACCTATATAGTAACCTGCATGTGTGTTATGTAGAGTCTAGACTGAGCACCAAAAATGGGTTATAGAATTGAAAGGAAACTAATCCACTTGATTTATGTTATGTTAAATGACTAAATAAGGATGAGATTGTTTTTAATATCATCATCCCCTTTCAAGAAACTAGAGTATTTTTAGAGCCAGAGAAGGTTAAGCTCATAACACACTCCAACTACCAGCAGGGTAAATTATGAATCAACAGATGTTATAAGTTGGCCTTGATTTTATGTAAACAAAACAGTTATAATGGTTGTCCTATTTCAAACACTGTAATTTTGTTGTGCCCATCTTATTTGAATACTTGCAGGAGTAATCAATTAACATTAGCAGTTCAATTAGTTGAGGCTTAATGTAAGATATAGGCACACACACATTGAAGAGTGAGGCAGATTGAGAATCGACAATCATATTCATGGCTTATATATATATGCCTGGAACCATAAATCTGAaagcataaaagaaaaaaagtaaaaagaatcgTCGAAATTTTTTTCAACACGCAATAAATACATCTTATTAGTATCAAAGTTGATGGAAATGATATTCTTTTGATTTATGACACCGCATCACCGTCGGTATGCAAAGTGACAATTAGAAGAGACAATATATATACTACTTGAATTAGGATTCCAACTACTAAAGAGAAGAAAATCATGTTGCAGTTTCGAGCATTGGAGATGGTTTCACTCATCTttcaatcaactcattttaggatACATTTAAGACTTTCGGGTCTCACTTTGCTTTTTCCTTGTTTTATTTTATAACGCGGATAGGCCGCTTACATATATAGATATACAGACTGACAGAGAGGTATATGATGATCACTATAACTAGCTACTTACTTGTTCTACATTATTATGGTGTGATTCAGTAAACAACCATCAACTTAATTTCCTCGAAAATTCTTTCTTTCATCTATAAATACAAAGCCATCTGTTTGTTATGTGATTTCTGAGTGCAATTAATTGATCAAGATGAGCAATGCTGACTCAAATCCTGCTCAAGGTATAATTTAGTTCCCATTTTTGTCCATTATGCATCTAGTTGTGATTTTGATCATGGTTTTTTTTAGCTACTTGTCTTAATTTTgagtcctttttttcttcttcttcttttatctcAATTTGTGAGTTGTTTCACACCTTAGAAACGTACTGTAGGAAACAAAACCTTAACTTTATGATCTGATTATAGTCTCTactttgtggtggtggtggtgggtacttgtgtagaattcccttttattctttgcttttatatttttgtagtGAGTTCTCTACTAACATTTTTGTTTCTTCATATGTTAATTCTATCAGGTAAGTAATTATCAAGGTCCCCCTGTAATGGCAGTGGCACCACCAGAATATCCTGCTGCTCCACATCAACAACCAGCCAAAGCACAACCACTAATATTCGAAATTCTTTTTGCTGATGGTTGTCTTGATgcgtgttgttgctgctgcagccTCATTTGTTGATCTTACCACCACAAGTACTAGTTAGTGGATTTACTAATAACATTTTTATGCGCTAAGTTCTCTAGCTTGTATTATCAACTGTAATAGGGTTTGATAAGTCTTAAAGCATTACTTCTTCAAGATCTCTCATCTTTGGGTTGTAATCAATGTGTATTATCTTAATTAAGTGAAGCAAAAGTATTATGATAATGGGAATTAGAGCATTTCAATGTTCAAATTTACTGGTCAACTCGATGGATAGAGAGCTCTGAGGATCGGGCGAAATAGCTGAGTCAACTCAGTCTTCtagtttcatcaaatttcttatgaTTTCTATTAGTTCTTAATGCAAGATTGCAATTTTCTACTCTAATCAGTTTGATGTCATCATACTTTTAAGATTTCTCAACTTATTAATCAGTTTTACTGTcttgtttttcaaaaaatttaattttgttttcagatATTATGATTAACTAATCTCTCTTCTTCCAGATGTGTTTGCAGTTGATTTTATCCCAAATGGTGTTTACCTTGTTTTCAGTTGTGATGCAGGCGTTTGCCAAAGTTGTTGTTAAGATTTTTGAAGCTATGGTGTGCTTACAGATTGTCAAGCTTGTTTTTCTAGAGATGTTCCATTACCGAGTTGATACAGTGATTCAATGGTTACAGGAAAATCGCGCCTtgtgaaattcaaatttcaaaaagttCGTTACAAACCGAGTCCTTTATTTACTCTCGTAATTATCGCTCTTCTACACAGCTATGTAGTTTCCTTTGCTGGACAAACTTTCCCTCTGCAAATTATACTCAGTCAATTATATATCTTCAGAATCAAAATTATCGGATGAATATCTTACCTAATTCAAGTCAATCCCCGATTTTTCTAGGTTTGAAGCATTATAAAGCAAGTTTTCAAGCTACCACTTTTTATATACTCAATAGTTTTCTATATCATCATAGATTGAGTTCAGTCaaaccaatggaagaagaaaatgaaaaatcagtttcagaTTTAGCTGCAAAATTTATGCAAGCTGCTTTTGAGCTTGGTGATGTTGATGAAGTA includes the following:
- the LOC113291788 gene encoding protein FAR-RED IMPAIRED RESPONSE 1-like, whose product is MTFGDREELFNFYKDYSKRLGFGVKKRSNRKDDEGVLRWTTFTCTKAGKTVSRRKNALKPQPSSRTDCKAQLSTSLDIDGRWRINSINLVHNHTILSPSQSRFISCHRYISDSAKRRLEVNDQAGIKGSKSYNSFVVEEGGHENISFLKKGALNYIQKARNLQLGEGDALAVQKYFTKMQSLNSDFFYGMDLDDEGRLKNMFWADPRSREAYKEFVEVVTFDTTYLTNKYAMPFAPFVGVNHHGESILFGCGLISSEDKDTFAWLFETWLTCMHGKAPEGIITYQDKAMQNGIQIVFPNTKHRWCLWHVMKKLPEKFRSYKKYEAISLDMLGVVYDSQDPEEFERDWSVFLEEYNLHENEWLTTLYDERHLWVPCFVKSHFWAGMSTTQRSESINAFFKDYVTSKTTLKQFVYQYEQATNEKVEKESQYDFKSHNSMLSIVTTYEYEVQVRNLYTTSKFKEFQDELTGMMYCIFMSSQENDNLSTYGIREDIVVGEGKKRMIFTISYKKDECVVQCNCCLCESRGILCRHALAVLIRNDVDEFPEKYILRRWRKDVSRSHTKVKVNFNACSATPERKRYDKMCSAFMKIADLASTSEERCTHVIEWMDTMSTKLNDPKNSNGLDVQVDVPVKKTRKRNNSNQSKTTAGTPKKPRKRNSRAQSSNTIPKKSRERNTKVESCKHTPKKPGKRSKLNQYAQDDEVTTAQDVEVYHPIQSFPPEMVEESPINESLAVSMGSNGEGISTA